Proteins encoded in a region of the Armatimonadota bacterium genome:
- a CDS encoding ABC transporter permease: MVERARSNPILAKIIRVTEYREFMIVYIILLGTIAIAHAVPGFLDSRNTSAILLALADQSIIAIGMTLLLVSGGFDMSVGSTMALAGVTTAIWLTLGLPVALAIALGLAVGVLIGLINGMVVAHIGINPFITTLGMMSLARGMLMVVSNGRNISGLPESFTAIGQGSILGVQYPIIISIVLVFAGDFLLRRCRFFRQNYYIGANEKAALLSGINVRQMKVFNYALTGFLAALAGIIITARLGSASTSAGKGLELRVISAVIIGGASLKGGVGTIAGSFLGALLMSIIVSSINLLGVELNWIDFVLGATLLLAVMADTFSQKKSGSKE, from the coding sequence ATGGTTGAGAGAGCGAGAAGCAATCCGATTCTGGCCAAGATCATCCGGGTCACGGAGTATCGGGAGTTCATGATAGTCTACATCATCCTCCTCGGCACGATCGCCATCGCCCACGCAGTCCCTGGTTTCCTCGATTCGCGGAACACCTCGGCGATCCTCCTCGCGCTGGCCGACCAGAGTATCATCGCCATCGGGATGACGCTGCTCCTCGTATCCGGCGGCTTCGACATGTCCGTCGGCTCCACCATGGCGCTCGCAGGCGTTACCACCGCGATCTGGCTCACCCTCGGGCTGCCGGTCGCCCTCGCAATCGCGCTCGGGCTTGCGGTCGGTGTGCTAATCGGCCTCATCAACGGCATGGTCGTCGCGCATATCGGCATCAACCCGTTCATCACGACGCTTGGCATGATGAGCCTCGCGCGCGGGATGCTGATGGTTGTCTCGAACGGGAGGAACATATCCGGCCTGCCGGAGTCATTCACGGCGATCGGGCAGGGGAGTATCCTCGGCGTCCAGTACCCGATCATCATCTCGATCGTGCTGGTCTTCGCGGGCGATTTCCTGCTCAGGAGATGCCGTTTCTTCCGCCAGAACTATTACATCGGCGCGAACGAGAAGGCCGCGCTCCTCTCGGGCATCAACGTCAGGCAGATGAAGGTCTTCAACTACGCGCTGACCGGCTTCCTCGCCGCGCTCGCCGGTATCATCATCACCGCCAGGCTCGGCTCGGCCTCGACTTCGGCGGGCAAGGGCCTCGAACTGCGGGTGATCTCGGCGGTCATCATCGGGGGCGCGAGTCTCAAAGGGGGAGTCGGCACTATCGCGGGCTCGTTCCTCGGCGCGCTCCTGATGAGCATCATCGTCAGTTCTATCAACCTGCTCGGCGTCGAGCTGAACTGGATAGATTTCGTCCTCGGTGCGACTCTCCTGCTCGCGGTGATGGCGGATACCTTCAGCCAGAAGAAGAGCGGGAGCAAGGAATGA
- a CDS encoding MarR family transcriptional regulator, whose product MSDRHLHEQAERIASLLPRLMRQCFTLADDDPAMELPGAQLRVCSILRGGPQTMSALSRELGISLSAITQIADRLERTGIAERVAETEDRRVRSLQLTAHGMLVMGDRHERRVRRVQDLLSRMPSDARDGAIRALQTLLDAGLSAAPPEDPAAASPSSRAPFAR is encoded by the coding sequence ATGAGCGACAGGCATCTGCACGAGCAGGCGGAGCGGATCGCTTCGCTCCTTCCGAGGCTGATGCGCCAGTGCTTCACGCTGGCCGACGACGATCCAGCGATGGAACTGCCGGGAGCCCAGTTGCGCGTATGCTCGATTCTCCGCGGCGGTCCGCAGACGATGTCAGCGCTGAGCCGGGAACTCGGCATATCGCTCAGCGCGATAACGCAGATCGCCGACCGACTCGAACGGACCGGCATAGCCGAGCGGGTAGCCGAGACGGAAGACCGCCGCGTGAGGAGCCTGCAGTTGACCGCGCACGGAATGCTGGTGATGGGCGATCGGCATGAGAGGCGGGTCCGGCGCGTCCAGGACCTGTTGAGCCGGATGCCCTCAGATGCGCGCGACGGGGCGATACGCGCCCTCCAGACCCTCCTCGACGCCGGACTGTCGGCCGCTCCTCCGGAGGATCCGGCGGCTGCATCTCCTAGCAGCCGTGCTCCGTTCGCGAGATGA
- a CDS encoding efflux RND transporter permease subunit yields the protein MSIAKFAVTRPVTVVMRIAAFLLLGIVCLLRLPVDLLPKVTLPTIGITTQWPNVAPEEIEAQITRPIERAVSAVPNMYQVTSSSTEGVSSVRVEFQWGADIGQAAVDVLQVVERARRLFPNDPTIQSPTISKFDPNQMPILTFGVSGEKDPVKLRTMLDNEISPMIDAASGVASTRVTGGHQRAIIVDVDPDRLRARNITLADIMRRITQENLNLPAGVAKQGETEYMIRSFGWFANPAEIAQIPIKSYDGQVVVLSDIADVRDATPEVRLNTRLNGEPAGSLVVTKQSEANTISTARAVHEKVARVKELYPNLDFRVAYDQSRFIESAVNHVRDSAIIGGILAVLVLLFFLRNVRSTLVVAMSIPTSIISTFALLYMCGFTINTMSLGGLALATGLIVDDAVVVLENIFRHIERDKKSALEAAVSGTNEIMSAVVASTWTVMVVFLPLLLIKGQAGQMFTQFALVVIFSIAVSLLDATTTVPMLATRFISGEAHAEKLSNMHGHSGPLMRAFALFGRWFDSLDASYRNGLRWAIHHRLTVIAGAIIITGASFLVYPMIGTELMPMSDSGDFSIGIKLPVGTAFSTTDRTMRQAEDIVLGNPDVETVLSTAGSQSTRGSSTSLTPNQGSMTVKLRADREGSTQRVMADLRKQLGRVPGIRPRLTQTDIVARIMTGGNQTIEVDIFGDDLDTLSQLARQAMGLMGEVPGLEGLDVNWQDAMPEVKWKVDRRKALQLAVSFSDIASTIGTATNGSITTYYQEKGYQYPIIVQMPENRRKTVSDIQNLAVGANAAGSNGRVLLGQVATPVYDLGPSEITRMDRRRYVAISGMPMGRSSGDVESDIRKSLTGFQAPAGYYWDWGTTQKRQAEEFQGIGLAVILAIGLIYMLLASQFESFVHPLTILFSVPLAATGVILALFITNRSFGLTALIGILMLVGIVVKNGILLVDYTNVLRRRGMNREEALLLAGPTRLRPILMTASATVLGMLPLALGLGEGSEVQAPMATVVIGGLITSTALTLFVVPTAYSILDEIALRLRRERE from the coding sequence ATGAGTATTGCGAAGTTCGCCGTTACCCGGCCTGTTACAGTTGTCATGCGAATCGCGGCGTTCCTGCTGCTGGGCATAGTGTGCCTGCTCCGGCTGCCGGTAGACCTGCTGCCCAAGGTGACCCTGCCCACGATCGGAATCACGACCCAGTGGCCCAACGTGGCGCCGGAGGAGATCGAGGCCCAGATAACGCGCCCTATCGAGCGCGCCGTGTCCGCAGTGCCGAACATGTATCAGGTCACCTCGAGCAGCACCGAAGGCGTCTCCTCCGTGCGAGTGGAGTTCCAGTGGGGCGCGGACATCGGGCAGGCGGCGGTGGATGTCCTGCAGGTGGTCGAGCGCGCGCGGCGGCTCTTCCCGAACGACCCGACGATCCAATCACCCACGATATCGAAGTTCGACCCGAACCAGATGCCGATTCTGACATTCGGCGTCTCCGGCGAGAAAGACCCTGTCAAGTTGCGGACGATGCTCGACAATGAAATCTCGCCGATGATAGACGCCGCAAGCGGGGTTGCCTCGACCAGGGTCACCGGAGGGCATCAGCGGGCGATCATCGTGGACGTGGACCCGGACCGCCTGCGCGCACGCAACATCACCCTCGCCGACATCATGCGGCGCATCACCCAGGAGAACCTCAACCTTCCCGCAGGAGTCGCAAAGCAAGGCGAGACGGAGTACATGATCCGCAGTTTCGGATGGTTCGCCAATCCGGCGGAGATCGCGCAGATACCGATCAAGTCGTATGACGGCCAGGTCGTAGTGTTAAGCGACATCGCCGACGTGCGCGACGCGACTCCGGAGGTGCGGCTGAACACGCGACTGAACGGCGAACCTGCCGGGAGCCTCGTAGTGACCAAGCAGAGCGAGGCGAACACCATCTCCACGGCAAGGGCGGTGCATGAGAAGGTCGCCAGAGTGAAGGAGCTGTATCCCAACCTCGATTTCCGCGTGGCCTACGACCAGTCGAGATTCATCGAGAGTGCCGTAAACCACGTGCGAGACAGCGCAATCATCGGGGGGATACTGGCGGTGCTTGTGCTGCTGTTCTTCCTGCGAAACGTCCGCAGCACGCTGGTAGTCGCGATGTCCATCCCGACCTCGATCATATCCACATTCGCCCTGCTCTACATGTGCGGATTCACGATCAACACCATGTCACTGGGCGGATTGGCGCTCGCGACAGGACTCATCGTGGACGATGCGGTGGTCGTGCTGGAGAACATCTTCCGGCACATCGAACGGGACAAGAAATCCGCCTTGGAAGCCGCGGTGAGCGGGACAAACGAGATCATGTCAGCGGTCGTGGCATCCACCTGGACGGTCATGGTGGTCTTCCTTCCACTTCTGCTCATCAAGGGCCAGGCCGGACAGATGTTCACCCAGTTCGCGCTGGTAGTCATCTTCTCCATCGCCGTGTCGCTGCTCGACGCGACCACCACCGTACCGATGCTGGCGACGCGCTTCATCTCGGGCGAAGCACATGCGGAGAAACTCAGCAACATGCACGGTCACTCCGGCCCGCTGATGCGAGCGTTCGCCCTGTTCGGCCGGTGGTTCGACTCGCTGGACGCATCCTACCGGAACGGGCTGCGTTGGGCTATCCATCACCGCCTCACGGTGATCGCCGGAGCCATCATCATTACCGGCGCGAGCTTCCTCGTCTACCCGATGATCGGCACCGAACTGATGCCGATGTCCGACAGCGGGGATTTCTCGATCGGCATCAAACTGCCGGTGGGAACCGCGTTCTCGACGACGGACCGCACGATGAGACAGGCGGAGGACATCGTGCTCGGCAATCCGGATGTTGAAACCGTGTTGTCCACCGCCGGTTCGCAGAGCACCAGAGGATCTTCCACTTCCCTGACTCCGAACCAGGGGTCCATGACGGTGAAACTCCGAGCCGACCGAGAGGGCTCAACCCAGCGGGTCATGGCCGACCTCCGCAAGCAGTTGGGGCGAGTTCCCGGCATCCGACCCCGGCTGACTCAGACAGACATCGTGGCCCGAATCATGACCGGAGGGAACCAGACCATCGAGGTAGACATATTCGGAGATGACCTCGACACGCTGTCACAGCTCGCCCGGCAGGCGATGGGTCTCATGGGCGAAGTCCCCGGCCTCGAAGGCTTGGACGTGAACTGGCAGGACGCCATGCCCGAAGTAAAATGGAAAGTAGATCGGAGGAAGGCGCTGCAACTGGCCGTGAGTTTCTCGGATATCGCCAGCACCATCGGCACCGCGACCAACGGTTCGATCACCACGTACTACCAGGAGAAGGGTTATCAGTACCCGATCATCGTCCAGATGCCGGAGAATCGCCGGAAGACCGTTTCGGACATACAGAACCTCGCAGTCGGCGCGAACGCGGCGGGGTCCAACGGCAGAGTACTGCTCGGGCAGGTCGCGACGCCGGTCTACGATCTGGGGCCGAGCGAGATTACCCGCATGGACAGGCGGCGTTACGTCGCGATCTCCGGGATGCCGATGGGGCGGTCGTCCGGCGACGTCGAATCTGATATCCGGAAGTCGCTGACGGGCTTCCAGGCGCCTGCGGGATACTACTGGGACTGGGGCACCACCCAGAAGCGACAGGCGGAGGAATTTCAGGGCATAGGGCTGGCGGTCATACTGGCGATCGGCCTGATCTACATGCTCCTCGCCTCGCAATTCGAATCCTTCGTGCATCCGCTGACCATACTCTTCTCGGTCCCGTTAGCCGCGACCGGCGTCATCCTCGCGCTGTTCATCACGAACCGCTCATTCGGACTTACCGCGCTGATCGGCATCCTAATGCTGGTCGGGATCGTCGTGAAGAACGGCATTCTGCTCGTTGACTACACGAACGTCCTTCGCAGGCGCGGCATGAACCGCGAGGAAGCCCTGCTTCTCGCCGGCCCGACGAGGCTTCGCCCTATCCTGATGACCGCCTCCGCGACGGTTCTCGGGATGCTTCCGCTGGCACTGGGGCTCGGGGAGGGTTCGGAGGTTCAGGCGCCGATGGCGACCGTGGTCATCGGCGGGCTGATCACCTCCACCGCGCTGACGCTGTTCGTGGTCCCGACCGCCTACTCGATACTGGATGAGATCGCGCTTCGGCTGAGGCGCGAGAGGGAATAG
- a CDS encoding efflux RND transporter periplasmic adaptor subunit, whose protein sequence is MKRLPLLIIPALLLAILIGWRVAQYRMEAAGQANQRAARSQVAPAVSTASPQIRDVVRRFDATGTVEAPLDVGIASKITGRIQFLELREGDRVRKGQVLVRIDPSEVEANVQQASANLAEAEYRLAQAQLIQGPANVSVNTQIKQQEAAVASATADYNQVKANYTAQLAAASANLSDAQSKVENAQAGINGAEANLANANAKANRMRNLLEKGFVSRQQVDDAEAAVSVQKAALEIARGQLKSALAQREAVQQQRSIVETKGKADIEAASAKVAQAKASLEYAQANAAQKPAYEQSLAALRSGIAAARAGLDSAKAKRADTVLKSPLDGVVTKRLMDPGAVAAPGQPIISVQFVKQIWVTIAVPEEIIPRVHIGQPARIALDAMPGREFTASVIQINPAADTQSRQFTVRAVLSNREGVFKPGMFARVSLEVERVKSALVVPREAVQEDDRGSYIMKVDAGGRAKRQPVLTGIEDGGAIAIKEGVRPGDKLITMSASPIRDGQTINTGGKGRPKPGQQEKGGR, encoded by the coding sequence ATGAAACGACTTCCCCTGCTGATAATCCCCGCGCTCTTACTCGCGATACTGATCGGCTGGCGGGTGGCCCAGTATCGGATGGAGGCCGCCGGCCAGGCGAACCAGCGCGCGGCGCGGTCCCAAGTCGCGCCGGCCGTGTCTACGGCCTCGCCCCAGATACGAGACGTGGTCCGGCGGTTCGACGCCACCGGCACGGTGGAAGCACCGCTGGACGTGGGCATCGCCTCCAAGATTACCGGGCGGATTCAGTTCCTGGAACTCAGAGAGGGCGACCGGGTCCGGAAGGGCCAGGTGCTCGTGCGGATAGACCCGTCGGAGGTCGAGGCGAACGTCCAGCAGGCCTCGGCGAATCTGGCCGAGGCCGAGTACCGCCTAGCGCAGGCTCAGCTCATTCAGGGGCCGGCGAACGTCTCGGTCAACACTCAGATCAAGCAGCAGGAAGCGGCCGTGGCGAGCGCAACCGCCGACTACAACCAGGTGAAGGCAAACTACACGGCCCAACTCGCGGCCGCTTCCGCGAACCTGAGCGACGCTCAGTCGAAGGTCGAGAACGCACAGGCCGGGATCAACGGCGCGGAGGCGAACCTGGCGAACGCGAACGCCAAGGCGAACCGGATGCGCAACCTGCTCGAGAAGGGGTTTGTCTCCCGACAGCAGGTAGATGACGCAGAGGCAGCCGTCAGCGTGCAGAAAGCCGCCCTGGAGATCGCACGCGGTCAGCTGAAGTCGGCGCTCGCCCAGAGAGAGGCCGTCCAGCAGCAGAGAAGCATAGTCGAGACAAAAGGCAAGGCCGACATCGAAGCGGCGAGCGCGAAAGTGGCCCAAGCCAAAGCCTCCCTCGAGTACGCGCAGGCGAACGCGGCGCAGAAGCCCGCCTATGAGCAGAGCCTGGCGGCCCTGAGATCGGGGATCGCGGCGGCGCGGGCGGGCCTCGACAGCGCGAAGGCGAAGCGCGCCGACACCGTCCTGAAGTCTCCCCTGGACGGCGTGGTGACAAAGCGGTTAATGGACCCGGGAGCCGTGGCCGCGCCCGGCCAGCCGATCATTTCCGTGCAGTTCGTCAAGCAGATCTGGGTCACCATCGCCGTACCCGAGGAGATCATCCCGAGAGTCCACATCGGCCAGCCCGCCAGGATCGCACTGGACGCAATGCCGGGCAGGGAGTTCACGGCGAGCGTCATCCAGATCAACCCGGCGGCAGACACTCAGAGCAGGCAGTTCACGGTTCGAGCAGTACTGAGCAACCGCGAGGGCGTCTTCAAACCGGGCATGTTCGCTCGAGTATCGTTGGAAGTCGAGCGTGTGAAGAGCGCCCTGGTTGTACCCAGAGAGGCAGTCCAGGAGGACGACCGGGGCTCTTACATCATGAAGGTGGACGCCGGCGGCAGGGCGAAACGCCAGCCGGTACTGACGGGAATCGAGGACGGCGGCGCCATAGCGATCAAGGAAGGCGTGCGCCCAGGCGACAAGCTGATCACCATGAGCGCATCCCCCATCCGCGACGGACAGACGATCAACACCGGCGGCAAGGGCAGGCCGAAACCGGGACAGCAGGAGAAAGGCGGCAGATGA
- a CDS encoding DUF4332 domain-containing protein: MANIADIEGIGDVYAAKLESAGVNTVEKLLEAGAGKKGREDLAGKIDVGEKLILEWVNRADLARIKGIGSEFADLLEAAGVDTVPELAQRSAENLVAKLGEVNAEKNLTRRLPTADQVADWIEQAKKLPRVVTY, encoded by the coding sequence ATGGCGAATATCGCAGATATCGAAGGCATAGGCGACGTATACGCCGCCAAGCTGGAGTCGGCGGGGGTGAACACCGTCGAGAAACTCCTGGAGGCAGGCGCGGGCAAGAAGGGCCGTGAGGACCTTGCCGGGAAAATAGACGTGGGCGAGAAGCTGATACTGGAGTGGGTGAACAGGGCGGACCTTGCGCGGATCAAGGGCATCGGATCGGAGTTCGCGGATCTGCTCGAAGCGGCCGGCGTAGACACCGTTCCGGAGCTTGCCCAGCGCAGCGCGGAGAACCTCGTCGCAAAGCTCGGCGAAGTGAACGCCGAGAAGAACCTCACTCGCAGGCTCCCGACCGCCGACCAGGTAGCGGACTGGATCGAGCAGGCGAAGAAGCTGCCGCGAGTAGTCACTTACTGA
- a CDS encoding DUF853 family protein → MSEPLLIGKGQWEQYMLPKMANRHGLVAGATGTGKTVTLQVIAERFSRIGVPVFAADVKGDLSGISQPGSDNPKVAERVTKMGLSDFGFSGCPVVFWDLFGQKGHPVRTTISEMGPLLLSRILSLNEIQSGVLSMAFRIADDNGLLLLDLNDLQAMLRHVGDNAGEYTTQYGNISAASVGAIQRGLLQLEEQGGERLFGEPGLNLQDFIQTDSNGRGVINLLASDSLMQYPKLYSTFLLWLLSELFEALPEVGDPEKPKLVFFFDEAHLLFTDTPQSLLEKIEQVVRLIRSKGVGVYFVTQNPLDIPDTVLGQLGNRVQHALRAFTPRDQKAVRAAAETFRSNPDLDVETTITQMGVGEALISFLDEKGTPGIVDRALVCPPWSRIGAVTDVERQGIINSSVLFGHYEKVVDRESAHELLQARAVQAQESAAREAAQVAAEKEARKQKPARQRESMAEALAKSAARSIGSQIGRQIIRGVLGSMFGGSRR, encoded by the coding sequence ATGAGCGAACCATTACTTATAGGCAAGGGGCAGTGGGAGCAGTACATGCTGCCGAAGATGGCGAACCGCCACGGCCTGGTAGCAGGGGCGACGGGCACCGGCAAGACCGTAACGCTGCAGGTGATCGCCGAGCGATTCAGCCGAATCGGGGTGCCGGTCTTCGCGGCCGACGTCAAGGGCGACCTGTCCGGCATCAGCCAGCCGGGCTCGGACAACCCGAAGGTAGCCGAGCGCGTGACGAAGATGGGGCTCTCGGACTTCGGGTTCTCGGGATGCCCGGTCGTGTTCTGGGACCTCTTCGGCCAAAAGGGACATCCTGTCCGCACGACGATCTCGGAGATGGGACCGCTGCTGCTCAGCCGCATTTTGAGCCTGAACGAGATACAAAGCGGCGTGCTCTCCATGGCGTTCAGGATCGCCGACGACAACGGACTGCTGCTGCTGGACCTGAACGACCTCCAGGCGATGCTGCGGCACGTCGGCGACAATGCGGGCGAATACACGACGCAATACGGCAACATATCCGCTGCCAGCGTGGGGGCGATACAGCGCGGGCTCCTTCAACTCGAGGAACAGGGCGGGGAGAGGCTGTTCGGAGAGCCCGGGCTGAACCTCCAGGACTTCATCCAGACGGACTCCAACGGCAGGGGCGTCATCAACCTGCTGGCGTCGGACTCCTTGATGCAGTACCCCAAGCTCTACTCGACCTTCCTGCTCTGGCTGCTCTCGGAGCTGTTCGAGGCCCTGCCCGAAGTAGGCGATCCCGAGAAGCCGAAGCTCGTTTTCTTCTTCGACGAGGCTCATCTGCTCTTCACGGACACGCCGCAGAGCCTGCTGGAGAAGATCGAGCAGGTCGTGCGACTGATAAGGTCGAAGGGCGTGGGCGTCTACTTCGTCACTCAGAACCCGCTAGACATCCCGGATACGGTTCTGGGGCAGTTGGGCAACCGGGTACAGCACGCCCTGCGGGCGTTCACTCCGAGAGATCAGAAGGCGGTGAGGGCGGCCGCGGAGACTTTCCGCTCCAACCCGGACCTCGACGTGGAGACGACGATCACTCAGATGGGCGTAGGCGAGGCCCTGATATCGTTCCTGGACGAGAAGGGCACTCCGGGCATAGTGGACCGCGCACTCGTGTGTCCGCCGTGGAGCCGTATCGGAGCGGTAACGGACGTTGAGAGGCAGGGGATCATCAACTCGTCGGTCCTGTTCGGGCACTACGAGAAGGTAGTAGACCGCGAATCAGCCCATGAGCTGCTGCAGGCGCGCGCAGTTCAGGCACAGGAGTCGGCTGCGAGGGAGGCGGCTCAGGTCGCGGCCGAGAAGGAGGCTCGCAAGCAGAAACCGGCAAGACAGCGAGAGAGCATGGCTGAGGCGCTCGCAAAGAGCGCGGCCCGCTCCATCGGGAGCCAGATAGGTCGGCAGATCATACGCGGCGTGTTGGGGTCAATGTTCGGCGGTTCCAGGCGCTGA
- a CDS encoding hemerythrin domain-containing protein has protein sequence MYATQDLRDEHEGIKVALAVLDRLAGRIEADDRKVLDDVEQIVDFLKTFADRCHHGKEEDLLFPALESAGVPRENGPIGVMLAEHTGGREYIRAMGDALRGLREGASGAASAFADAAHGYARLLGEHIEKENDVLFTIAESRLTPEQHARLAEGFEQIEQERIGPGVHERYHALLDRLRDTYLA, from the coding sequence ATGTACGCGACTCAGGACCTTCGAGACGAACATGAAGGCATCAAGGTGGCCCTGGCCGTGCTCGACCGCCTCGCCGGGAGAATCGAGGCCGACGATCGAAAGGTGCTCGACGACGTGGAGCAGATCGTTGACTTCCTGAAAACCTTTGCGGACCGATGTCACCACGGGAAGGAAGAGGACCTGCTCTTCCCGGCGCTGGAGAGCGCCGGCGTTCCCAGGGAGAACGGACCGATAGGAGTGATGCTGGCGGAGCATACTGGCGGACGGGAGTATATCCGCGCGATGGGCGATGCTCTGCGCGGCCTGCGCGAAGGCGCATCAGGGGCCGCTTCCGCGTTCGCGGATGCGGCTCACGGGTACGCGCGCCTGCTCGGCGAGCATATCGAGAAGGAGAATGATGTTCTCTTCACCATCGCCGAGAGCCGTCTGACCCCCGAGCAGCATGCCCGATTGGCCGAGGGCTTCGAGCAGATAGAGCAGGAACGCATCGGCCCGGGAGTCCACGAGCGATACCACGCACTGCTAGACCGCCTGCGGGACACGTACCTCGCGTGA